TGAACTCCGTGATTTGCTGCTTCAGATGGCAGAGCACGTAAATAAGGCATTAGTGGATTCTATTACAAGCTTGAAAACCTCGGATCAAGGGCTGGCGCAAAAGATAGTAAGCGAAGACGTGGAACTGAACGCCATGGAAGAACGCATCATGGATATCGGCACCAAATTGATTATTACACAGCAGCCTGTAGCAAAGGACCTTCGCAGAATTATCGTTGCCTTCAAAATTTCCAGTGATCTTGAAAGAATGGGTGATCTGGCACTGGATGTTGCGAAAGTGACCATGCGTCTAGAAGGTCAGAATCTAATTAAACCGCTGATTGATATTCCTCAAATGGCGGATAT
This sequence is a window from Paenibacillus urinalis. Protein-coding genes within it:
- the phoU gene encoding phosphate signaling complex protein PhoU, whose translation is MIRRKSFDRELNELRDLLLQMAEHVNKALVDSITSLKTSDQGLAQKIVSEDVELNAMEERIMDIGTKLIITQQPVAKDLRRIIVAFKISSDLERMGDLALDVAKVTMRLEGQNLIKPLIDIPQMADIVKVMIDESIQSYLEENSDLAYQMAKRDDGVDQLYSRIITDLYSYMSDHPQEASQVMLLMLVGRYIERIGDHATNIGESTVYLVTGKRPDLNQ